In Nymphaea colorata isolate Beijing-Zhang1983 chromosome 13, ASM883128v2, whole genome shotgun sequence, one DNA window encodes the following:
- the LOC116266759 gene encoding protein transport protein Sec24-like At3g07100 isoform X1 yields MQPMGNERPGAPNYGSRPPFPIGAPPQTTIPSQSPGPGPVHASDPSFIRPVAPPWFGGPPSMVPPTSSYPSYVGQNQRFPSPPYPSSAQTINPSGLPAAGQVTPPPVTHFGVNQAAVSHPPMQQVLTPPPPAALRPQVQTAPVPMGPPPVGANFMQPREPAPSSFEPAFPVSRPVSQPPMQQYPFRAPQAGYVPPPPMVNSLGQSPKDSIQGGFQALVEEFLSLSVAPTPGSMDSGIDSKSLPRPFDGDAVPSSFSEMYPLNCHSRYLRLTTSVIPNSQSLLSRWHLPLGAVVHPLAEPPDGEEVPVINFGPTGIIRCRRCRTYINPYVTFTDGGRKWRCNICALFNDVPGDYFAHLDANGRRSDIDQRPELSKGSVEFVAPTEYMVRPPMPPLYFFLIDVSLTAVRSGMLEIAANTIKACLNNLPGFPRTQIGFITFDSTLHFYNMKSTLMQPQLMVVADLDDIFLPLPDDLLVNLSESRAVVDAFLDSLPSMFQGTANVESAFGPAVKAAQMVMSQLGGKLLIFQSSLPSLGIGRLKLRGDDMRIYGTDKEHTVRIPEDPFYKQMAAELVKFQIAVNLYLFNDKYGDIASLGALAKYTGGQVNYYPSFQGNIHKEKFKHELMRDLTRETAWEAVMRVRCGKGVRFTTYHGHFMLRSSDLMALPAVDCDKAFAMQLALEETLLTTQTVYFQVALLYTSSSGERRIRVHTAAAPVVADLGEMYRHADTGAIVTLLSRMAVEKTLTSKLEDARQTVQLKIVKSLKEYRNLYAVQHRLTGRLIYPDSLKYLPLYALALCKSIPLRGGYADAQLDERCAAGYNLMVVPISRLLKLLYPSLFRIDDYLLKGPDTVDDYAKVLQRVPLTADSLDPRGLFLYDDGFRFIIWFGKVLSSDIIANIIGADAMGFGSFSEINLTEQNNQFSRKLFLMLKKMRENDPSFYQHCHIVRQGEQPREGSLLLLNLVEDQIGGTSGYVDWIVQIHRQVQQGP; encoded by the exons ATGCAGCCAATGGGAAATGAAAGACCAGGGGCTCCAAATTATGGTAGTAGGCCTCCCTTCCCCATTGGAGCCCCCCCTCAAACTACCATTCCTTCTCAATCGCCTGGACCTGGACCTGTGCATGCATCTGACCCATCTTTCATTAGACCTGTAGCTCCTCCTTGGTTTGGTGGACCCCCATCTATGGTACCACCCACATCATCATACCCCTCGTATGTGGGACAGAACCAGCGTTTCCCTTCCCCACCATATCCTTCAAGTGCTCAAACCATCAATCCCTCTGGCCTGCCTGCTGCTGGTCAAGTAACACCTCCTCCTGTTACACATTTTGGAGTTAATCAAGCTGCAGTCTCTCATCCTCCAATGCAACAGGTTttgactcctcctcctcctgctgctCTTCGTCCCCAGGTTCAGACTGCTCCAGTTCCAATGGGTCCTCCCCCAGTAGGAGCAAACTTCATGCAGCCAAGAGAACCCGCTCCTTCATCATTTGAACCGGCATTTCCTGTATCAAGACCTGTGTCACAACCACCCATGCAACAATATCCTTTTCGTGCACCTCAAGCTGGTTATGTTCCTCCTCCACCTATGGTTAATTCTTTAGGTCAGAGTCCTAAGGATTCAATCCAAGGAGGGTTTCAGGCACTGGTTGAAGAATTTTTATCACTATCTGTAGCCCCTACACCTGGTTCAATGGACTCTGGAATTGATTCCAAATCATTGCCAAGGCCATTTGATGGTGATGCGGTACCGAGTTCTTTTAGTGAGATGTACCCATTAAACTGCCATTCAAGATATTTGCGCTTAACAACTAGTGTGATTCCAAACTCTCAATCATTGCTGTCAAGGTGGCATTTGCCTCTAGGAGCTGTGGTTCATCCTCTTGCAGAACCTCCTGATGGG GAAGAAGTGCCAGTCATTAACTTCGGACCTACAGGAATCATCCGTTGTAGAAGATGCCGAACCTATATTAATCCATATGTTACTTTTACAGATGGAGGCAGAAAGTGGAGATGCAATATATGTGCATTGTTCAACGATG TTCCTGGTGATTATTTTGCAcatttggatgcaaatggtaGACGCTCTGACATCGATCAACGACCTGAACTCTCAAAGGGTAGTGTAGAATTTGTTGCTCCTACCGAATATATGGTCCGGCCTCCGATGCCACCACTTTACTTTTTCCTTATTGATGTATCATTGACAGCTGTCAGAAGTGGCATGCTTGAG ATCGCCGCCAACACTATCAAGGCCTGTTTGAACAATCTGCCTGGATTCCCGAGGACACAGATTGGCTTCATAACATTTGACAGCACTCTACATTTCTATAACATGAAG TCAACTTTGATGCAGCCTCAACTGATGGTTGTGGCAGATCTTGATGACATTTTCCTACCTTTGCCTGATGACCTTCTTGTCAACTTATCGGAGTCAAGAGCAGTAGTGGATGCTTTTCTGGATAGTCTGCCATCCATGTTCCAAGGCACTGCAAATGTTGAATCTGCCTTTGGACCTGCTGTTAAGGCTGCGCAGATGGTTATG AGCCAACTTGGAGGAAAGTTGCTCATCTTTCAGAGTTCGTTGCCTTCACTTGGGATAGGTCGTCTAAAGCTACGTGGTGATGATATGCGTATCTATGGAACTGATAAGGAACATACTGTACGAATACCAGAGGATCCATTTTATAAGCAAATGGCTGCAGAGCTTGTCAAGTTTCAGATTGCAGTGAATCTATATCTTTTCAATGACAAATATGGTGATATAGCTTCTTTAG GAGCACTTGCAAAGTACACAGGAGGCCAGGTTAATTATTATCCTTCTTTTCAGGGAAATATTCACAAAGAAAAGTTCAAACATGAGCTAATGAGGGACCTTACTAGAGAGACTGCATGGGAAGCTGTTATGCGTGTCAGGTGTGGAAAAG GAGTGCGATTTACTACTTATCATGGCCATTTTATGCTGAGGTCATCCGACTTGATGGCACTTCCAGCAGTAGATTGTGATAAAGCCTTCGCAATGCAACTTGCACTCGAGGAGACATTACTGACCACCCAGACTgtatattttcaagttgctcTTTT GTATACATCCTCATCTGGTGAACGACGAATACGAGTTCATACAGCAGCAGCACCTGTGGTAGCTGATCTTGGGGAGATGTACCGCCATGCTGATACTGGAGCTATTGTTACATTATTGAGTCGAATGG CTGTTGAGAAAACCTTGACAAGTAAGCTGGAAGATGCTCGCCAAACCGTTCAACTAAAGATAGTTAAAAGCCTAAAGGAATATCGAAATCTATATGCTGTTCAGCACCGGTTGACTGGCAGATTGATATATCCAGATTCTTTGAAATATTTGCCTCTGTATGCATTGGCTTTGTGTAAATCCATACCTCTACGTGGTGGGTATGCTGATGCTCAGCTTGATGAGCGTTGTGCAGCTGGTTACAACTTGATGGTCGTGCCCATTAGTAGGTTACTGAAGCTTCTCTATCCTAGTTTGTTCCGGATCGATGACTATCTTTTGAAG GGACCTGATACAGTTGATGATTATGCCAAAGTTCTGCAACGGGTGCCTTTGACAGCAGATTCATTGGATCCAAGAGGCCTCTTTCTTTATGATGATGGATTCCGATTCATAATTTGGTTCGGCAAAGTGCTATCTTCTGATATAATTGCAAATATAATAGGAGCAGATGCGATGGGTTTTGGCTCATTTTCTGAG ATTAATCTTACTGAGCAGAACAACCAGTTTTCAAGAAAGCTATTTTTAATGTTAAAGAAAATGAGGGAGAATGACCCTTCATTTTACCAACATTGTCATATAGTTAGACAAGGGGAGCAACCCAGAGAGGGTTCGCTGTTGCTTCTCAATCTTGTTGAGGACCAAATTGGTGGAACAAGTGGCTATGTTGATTGGATTGTTCAGATTCATCGTCAGGTCCAACAGGGCCCGTGA
- the LOC116266759 gene encoding protein transport protein Sec24-like At3g07100 isoform X2 — protein MQPMGNERPGAPNYGSRPPFPIGAPPQTTIPSQSPGPGPVHASDPSFIRPVAPPWFGGPPSMVPPTSSYPSYVGQNQRFPSPPYPSSAQTINPSGLPAAGQVLTPPPPAALRPQVQTAPVPMGPPPVGANFMQPREPAPSSFEPAFPVSRPVSQPPMQQYPFRAPQAGYVPPPPMVNSLGQSPKDSIQGGFQALVEEFLSLSVAPTPGSMDSGIDSKSLPRPFDGDAVPSSFSEMYPLNCHSRYLRLTTSVIPNSQSLLSRWHLPLGAVVHPLAEPPDGEEVPVINFGPTGIIRCRRCRTYINPYVTFTDGGRKWRCNICALFNDVPGDYFAHLDANGRRSDIDQRPELSKGSVEFVAPTEYMVRPPMPPLYFFLIDVSLTAVRSGMLEIAANTIKACLNNLPGFPRTQIGFITFDSTLHFYNMKSTLMQPQLMVVADLDDIFLPLPDDLLVNLSESRAVVDAFLDSLPSMFQGTANVESAFGPAVKAAQMVMSQLGGKLLIFQSSLPSLGIGRLKLRGDDMRIYGTDKEHTVRIPEDPFYKQMAAELVKFQIAVNLYLFNDKYGDIASLGALAKYTGGQVNYYPSFQGNIHKEKFKHELMRDLTRETAWEAVMRVRCGKGVRFTTYHGHFMLRSSDLMALPAVDCDKAFAMQLALEETLLTTQTVYFQVALLYTSSSGERRIRVHTAAAPVVADLGEMYRHADTGAIVTLLSRMAVEKTLTSKLEDARQTVQLKIVKSLKEYRNLYAVQHRLTGRLIYPDSLKYLPLYALALCKSIPLRGGYADAQLDERCAAGYNLMVVPISRLLKLLYPSLFRIDDYLLKGPDTVDDYAKVLQRVPLTADSLDPRGLFLYDDGFRFIIWFGKVLSSDIIANIIGADAMGFGSFSEINLTEQNNQFSRKLFLMLKKMRENDPSFYQHCHIVRQGEQPREGSLLLLNLVEDQIGGTSGYVDWIVQIHRQVQQGP, from the exons ATGCAGCCAATGGGAAATGAAAGACCAGGGGCTCCAAATTATGGTAGTAGGCCTCCCTTCCCCATTGGAGCCCCCCCTCAAACTACCATTCCTTCTCAATCGCCTGGACCTGGACCTGTGCATGCATCTGACCCATCTTTCATTAGACCTGTAGCTCCTCCTTGGTTTGGTGGACCCCCATCTATGGTACCACCCACATCATCATACCCCTCGTATGTGGGACAGAACCAGCGTTTCCCTTCCCCACCATATCCTTCAAGTGCTCAAACCATCAATCCCTCTGGCCTGCCTGCTGCTGGTCAA GTTttgactcctcctcctcctgctgctCTTCGTCCCCAGGTTCAGACTGCTCCAGTTCCAATGGGTCCTCCCCCAGTAGGAGCAAACTTCATGCAGCCAAGAGAACCCGCTCCTTCATCATTTGAACCGGCATTTCCTGTATCAAGACCTGTGTCACAACCACCCATGCAACAATATCCTTTTCGTGCACCTCAAGCTGGTTATGTTCCTCCTCCACCTATGGTTAATTCTTTAGGTCAGAGTCCTAAGGATTCAATCCAAGGAGGGTTTCAGGCACTGGTTGAAGAATTTTTATCACTATCTGTAGCCCCTACACCTGGTTCAATGGACTCTGGAATTGATTCCAAATCATTGCCAAGGCCATTTGATGGTGATGCGGTACCGAGTTCTTTTAGTGAGATGTACCCATTAAACTGCCATTCAAGATATTTGCGCTTAACAACTAGTGTGATTCCAAACTCTCAATCATTGCTGTCAAGGTGGCATTTGCCTCTAGGAGCTGTGGTTCATCCTCTTGCAGAACCTCCTGATGGG GAAGAAGTGCCAGTCATTAACTTCGGACCTACAGGAATCATCCGTTGTAGAAGATGCCGAACCTATATTAATCCATATGTTACTTTTACAGATGGAGGCAGAAAGTGGAGATGCAATATATGTGCATTGTTCAACGATG TTCCTGGTGATTATTTTGCAcatttggatgcaaatggtaGACGCTCTGACATCGATCAACGACCTGAACTCTCAAAGGGTAGTGTAGAATTTGTTGCTCCTACCGAATATATGGTCCGGCCTCCGATGCCACCACTTTACTTTTTCCTTATTGATGTATCATTGACAGCTGTCAGAAGTGGCATGCTTGAG ATCGCCGCCAACACTATCAAGGCCTGTTTGAACAATCTGCCTGGATTCCCGAGGACACAGATTGGCTTCATAACATTTGACAGCACTCTACATTTCTATAACATGAAG TCAACTTTGATGCAGCCTCAACTGATGGTTGTGGCAGATCTTGATGACATTTTCCTACCTTTGCCTGATGACCTTCTTGTCAACTTATCGGAGTCAAGAGCAGTAGTGGATGCTTTTCTGGATAGTCTGCCATCCATGTTCCAAGGCACTGCAAATGTTGAATCTGCCTTTGGACCTGCTGTTAAGGCTGCGCAGATGGTTATG AGCCAACTTGGAGGAAAGTTGCTCATCTTTCAGAGTTCGTTGCCTTCACTTGGGATAGGTCGTCTAAAGCTACGTGGTGATGATATGCGTATCTATGGAACTGATAAGGAACATACTGTACGAATACCAGAGGATCCATTTTATAAGCAAATGGCTGCAGAGCTTGTCAAGTTTCAGATTGCAGTGAATCTATATCTTTTCAATGACAAATATGGTGATATAGCTTCTTTAG GAGCACTTGCAAAGTACACAGGAGGCCAGGTTAATTATTATCCTTCTTTTCAGGGAAATATTCACAAAGAAAAGTTCAAACATGAGCTAATGAGGGACCTTACTAGAGAGACTGCATGGGAAGCTGTTATGCGTGTCAGGTGTGGAAAAG GAGTGCGATTTACTACTTATCATGGCCATTTTATGCTGAGGTCATCCGACTTGATGGCACTTCCAGCAGTAGATTGTGATAAAGCCTTCGCAATGCAACTTGCACTCGAGGAGACATTACTGACCACCCAGACTgtatattttcaagttgctcTTTT GTATACATCCTCATCTGGTGAACGACGAATACGAGTTCATACAGCAGCAGCACCTGTGGTAGCTGATCTTGGGGAGATGTACCGCCATGCTGATACTGGAGCTATTGTTACATTATTGAGTCGAATGG CTGTTGAGAAAACCTTGACAAGTAAGCTGGAAGATGCTCGCCAAACCGTTCAACTAAAGATAGTTAAAAGCCTAAAGGAATATCGAAATCTATATGCTGTTCAGCACCGGTTGACTGGCAGATTGATATATCCAGATTCTTTGAAATATTTGCCTCTGTATGCATTGGCTTTGTGTAAATCCATACCTCTACGTGGTGGGTATGCTGATGCTCAGCTTGATGAGCGTTGTGCAGCTGGTTACAACTTGATGGTCGTGCCCATTAGTAGGTTACTGAAGCTTCTCTATCCTAGTTTGTTCCGGATCGATGACTATCTTTTGAAG GGACCTGATACAGTTGATGATTATGCCAAAGTTCTGCAACGGGTGCCTTTGACAGCAGATTCATTGGATCCAAGAGGCCTCTTTCTTTATGATGATGGATTCCGATTCATAATTTGGTTCGGCAAAGTGCTATCTTCTGATATAATTGCAAATATAATAGGAGCAGATGCGATGGGTTTTGGCTCATTTTCTGAG ATTAATCTTACTGAGCAGAACAACCAGTTTTCAAGAAAGCTATTTTTAATGTTAAAGAAAATGAGGGAGAATGACCCTTCATTTTACCAACATTGTCATATAGTTAGACAAGGGGAGCAACCCAGAGAGGGTTCGCTGTTGCTTCTCAATCTTGTTGAGGACCAAATTGGTGGAACAAGTGGCTATGTTGATTGGATTGTTCAGATTCATCGTCAGGTCCAACAGGGCCCGTGA